From the genome of Nicotiana sylvestris chromosome 2, ASM39365v2, whole genome shotgun sequence, one region includes:
- the LOC104211647 gene encoding cullin-1-like isoform X2, whose protein sequence is MSIAPTKFSKMDETEEKTIPLEEGMECVQKGLNKIKVILEGEPESFSSDEYVMLYTTIYNMCTQKAPHDYSQQLYDKYKEAVEDYINTNVLPSLKKKHDEFLLKELEKRWASHKLMVKWLLKFFHYLDKFFIKRAEVPALNEVGLTCFRDLIDLEREGEKIDRALLKNVMDLYIEMAKGKMEYYVNDFEEAMLRDTACHYTRKASSWIVEDSCPEYMLKAEECLQKEKDRASHYLHSSSETKLLEKVQNQLLVVYTNQLLEKEDSGCRALLRDGKIEDLSRMYSLYHKIPKGIELVAEMFKQHVAAEGLIVVQQAADAANNKAENSGGSHEQDFVKKAFEMHDKYMVFVKGCFANNSIFHKALKEAFEVFCNKGVAGTSTAELLANYCDNTLKKGGSEELSDDVIEDTLDKVVKLVTYISDKDVFAEFYRKKLSRRLLFDRSANEDHERLILSKLKQQCGGQFTSKMEGMVTDLSLVKENQNHFQEYISNNPAANPGIDTTVTVLTTGFWPSYKSCDLNLPEEMAKGVESFKEFYTKKTKHRKLTWIFSLGQCNLNGKFEQKTIELTLGTYQAAVLLLFNTSDRWSYSDIKTQLNLADDDLVRVLASVSCAKYKILNKEPSSKSVSSTDQFEFNSQFTDKMRRIRIPLPPVDDRKKMVEEVGKDRRYAIDACLLRIMKAKKVLIHQQLILECVEQLSKMFKPDVKAIKKRIEDLITRDYLERDLENTNTYKYIA, encoded by the exons ATGAGT ATCGCGCCAACAAAATTTTCCAAGATGGACGAGACTGAGGAGAAGACTATCCCATTGGAGGAAGGAATGGAGTGTGTTCAGAAGGGActcaataagataaaagtaatctTAGAAGGAGAGCCGGAGTCCTTCAGCTCAGACGAATATGTGATGCTCTACAC AACTATCTATAACATGTGTACACAGAAAGCTCCTCATGATTACTCTCAGCAGCTGTATGATAAGTACAAGGAAGCAGTTGAAGATTACATCAACACTAAT GTTTTGCCTTCTCTGAAAAAGAAGCACGATGAATTCTTGTTGAAGGAGCTTGAGAAAAGATGGGCGTCTCATAAACTTATGGTCAAGTGGCTTTTAAAGTTCTTCCATTATCTTGACAAGTTTTTTATCAAACGAGCCGAAGTCCCTGCACTTAATGAAGTTGGTCTGACTTGCTTCCGGGATCTG ATTGATCTTGAACGTGAGGGTGAGAAAATCGACAGAGCTTTATTGAAGAATGTAATGGATTTATATATTGAGATGGCAAAGGGGAAGATGGAGTATTATGTTAATGACTTTGAAGAGGCTATGCTTAGAGATACTGCCTGTCATTATACTCGAAAAGCTTCAAGCTGGATTGTTGAAGATTCTTGTCCAGAATATATGCTGAAG GCAGAGGAGTGCTTGCAAAAAGAGAAGGATAGAGCTTCTCATTATCTGCACTCTAGCAGTGAGACAAAACTTCTGGAG AAAGTGCAAAATCAGCTATTGGTTGTATATACCAATCAATTGCTTGAGAAGGAGGATTCTGGATGCCGAGCTTTGCTTAGAGATGGGAAG ATTGAGGATTTATCTCGAATGTATAGCCTATACCACAAAATTCCTAAAGGAATTGAACTAGTAGCAGAAATGTTTAAGCAG CATGTTGCTGCCGAAGGCTTGATCGTGGTGCAACAGGCTGCAGATGCAGCAAATAACAAG GCTGAAAATTCTGGTGGTTCACATGAGCAG GACTTTGTTAAGAAGGCATTTGAGATGCATGACAAGTATATGGTGTTTGTGAAAGGCTGTTTTGCCAATAACTCTATCTTTCACAAG GCTCTGAAAGAAGCATTTGAGGTCTTCTGTAACAAAGGTGTTGCCGGTACTTCAACAGCAGAGCTCCTTGCTAATTATTGTGATAATACTCTTAAGAAAGGTGGGAGCGAAGAACTCAGTGATGATGTTATTGAGGATACATTGGATAAG GTGGTCAAGCTTGTTACATACATCAGTGACAAAGATGTTTTCGCTGAGTTCTACAG GAAGAAGCTTTCTCGCCGATTGCTTTTTGATAGAAGTGCCAATGAAGATCATGAAAGGCTTATCTTATCAAAGCTAAAGCAACAATGTGGTGGACAATTTACATCCAAAATGGAGGGAATG GTGACAGACTTGTCATTGGTGAAGGAAAATCAGAACCATTTTCAGGAATATATCAGCAACAACCCTGCAGCCAATCCTGGAATCGATACGACTGTCACTGTTCTTACAACTGGATTCTGGCCTAGTTATAAATCTTGTGATCTGAATCTTCCTGAGGAAATG GCAAAAGGCGTGGAATCATTCAAGGAATTTTACACGAAAAAAACGAAACACAGGAAATTGACATGGATATTTTCGTTGGGACAATGTAACCTTAACGGAAAGTTTGAGCAGAAAACTATTGAACTAACATTGGGAACTTATCAG gctgctgtgttattactgtttaaTACTTCTGATAGATGGAGTTACTCAGACATCAAGACTCAGTTAAACTTGGCCGACGATGACCTGGTCAGAGTGCTGGCGTCCGTGTCATGTGCCAAGTATAAAATCCTTAACAAGGAGCCGAGCAGTAAAAGTGTTTCATCAACTGATCAATTTGAGTTCAACTCACAGTTCACTGACAAAATGAGGAGAATTCGG ATCCCTTTGCCTCCTGTGGATGATAGGAAAAAGATGGTTGAGGAAGTCGGAAAGGACAGACGTTATGCAATCGATGCATGTCTTCTGCGTATAATGAAAGCCAAAAAAGTTCTAATTCATCAACAGCTAATTTTGGAGTGTGTTGAGCAGTTGAGCAAAATGTTCAAG CCTGATGTCAAAGCAATCAAAAAGCGGATTGAAGATCTTATTACGCGAGACTACTTGGAACGAGACCTGGAGAACACGAACACGTACAAGTACATTGCCTAA
- the LOC104211647 gene encoding cullin-1-like isoform X1, translating to MSIAPTKFSKMDETEEKTIPLEEGMECVQKGLNKIKVILEGEPESFSSDEYVMLYTTIYNMCTQKAPHDYSQQLYDKYKEAVEDYINTNVLPSLKKKHDEFLLKELEKRWASHKLMVKWLLKFFHYLDKFFIKRAEVPALNEVGLTCFRDLVFQEVNGRVTDAVIALIDLEREGEKIDRALLKNVMDLYIEMAKGKMEYYVNDFEEAMLRDTACHYTRKASSWIVEDSCPEYMLKAEECLQKEKDRASHYLHSSSETKLLEKVQNQLLVVYTNQLLEKEDSGCRALLRDGKIEDLSRMYSLYHKIPKGIELVAEMFKQHVAAEGLIVVQQAADAANNKAENSGGSHEQDFVKKAFEMHDKYMVFVKGCFANNSIFHKALKEAFEVFCNKGVAGTSTAELLANYCDNTLKKGGSEELSDDVIEDTLDKVVKLVTYISDKDVFAEFYRKKLSRRLLFDRSANEDHERLILSKLKQQCGGQFTSKMEGMVTDLSLVKENQNHFQEYISNNPAANPGIDTTVTVLTTGFWPSYKSCDLNLPEEMAKGVESFKEFYTKKTKHRKLTWIFSLGQCNLNGKFEQKTIELTLGTYQAAVLLLFNTSDRWSYSDIKTQLNLADDDLVRVLASVSCAKYKILNKEPSSKSVSSTDQFEFNSQFTDKMRRIRIPLPPVDDRKKMVEEVGKDRRYAIDACLLRIMKAKKVLIHQQLILECVEQLSKMFKPDVKAIKKRIEDLITRDYLERDLENTNTYKYIA from the exons ATGAGT ATCGCGCCAACAAAATTTTCCAAGATGGACGAGACTGAGGAGAAGACTATCCCATTGGAGGAAGGAATGGAGTGTGTTCAGAAGGGActcaataagataaaagtaatctTAGAAGGAGAGCCGGAGTCCTTCAGCTCAGACGAATATGTGATGCTCTACAC AACTATCTATAACATGTGTACACAGAAAGCTCCTCATGATTACTCTCAGCAGCTGTATGATAAGTACAAGGAAGCAGTTGAAGATTACATCAACACTAAT GTTTTGCCTTCTCTGAAAAAGAAGCACGATGAATTCTTGTTGAAGGAGCTTGAGAAAAGATGGGCGTCTCATAAACTTATGGTCAAGTGGCTTTTAAAGTTCTTCCATTATCTTGACAAGTTTTTTATCAAACGAGCCGAAGTCCCTGCACTTAATGAAGTTGGTCTGACTTGCTTCCGGGATCTG GTTTTTCAGGAGGTGAATGGCAGAGTTACAGATGCTGTGATAGCTCTG ATTGATCTTGAACGTGAGGGTGAGAAAATCGACAGAGCTTTATTGAAGAATGTAATGGATTTATATATTGAGATGGCAAAGGGGAAGATGGAGTATTATGTTAATGACTTTGAAGAGGCTATGCTTAGAGATACTGCCTGTCATTATACTCGAAAAGCTTCAAGCTGGATTGTTGAAGATTCTTGTCCAGAATATATGCTGAAG GCAGAGGAGTGCTTGCAAAAAGAGAAGGATAGAGCTTCTCATTATCTGCACTCTAGCAGTGAGACAAAACTTCTGGAG AAAGTGCAAAATCAGCTATTGGTTGTATATACCAATCAATTGCTTGAGAAGGAGGATTCTGGATGCCGAGCTTTGCTTAGAGATGGGAAG ATTGAGGATTTATCTCGAATGTATAGCCTATACCACAAAATTCCTAAAGGAATTGAACTAGTAGCAGAAATGTTTAAGCAG CATGTTGCTGCCGAAGGCTTGATCGTGGTGCAACAGGCTGCAGATGCAGCAAATAACAAG GCTGAAAATTCTGGTGGTTCACATGAGCAG GACTTTGTTAAGAAGGCATTTGAGATGCATGACAAGTATATGGTGTTTGTGAAAGGCTGTTTTGCCAATAACTCTATCTTTCACAAG GCTCTGAAAGAAGCATTTGAGGTCTTCTGTAACAAAGGTGTTGCCGGTACTTCAACAGCAGAGCTCCTTGCTAATTATTGTGATAATACTCTTAAGAAAGGTGGGAGCGAAGAACTCAGTGATGATGTTATTGAGGATACATTGGATAAG GTGGTCAAGCTTGTTACATACATCAGTGACAAAGATGTTTTCGCTGAGTTCTACAG GAAGAAGCTTTCTCGCCGATTGCTTTTTGATAGAAGTGCCAATGAAGATCATGAAAGGCTTATCTTATCAAAGCTAAAGCAACAATGTGGTGGACAATTTACATCCAAAATGGAGGGAATG GTGACAGACTTGTCATTGGTGAAGGAAAATCAGAACCATTTTCAGGAATATATCAGCAACAACCCTGCAGCCAATCCTGGAATCGATACGACTGTCACTGTTCTTACAACTGGATTCTGGCCTAGTTATAAATCTTGTGATCTGAATCTTCCTGAGGAAATG GCAAAAGGCGTGGAATCATTCAAGGAATTTTACACGAAAAAAACGAAACACAGGAAATTGACATGGATATTTTCGTTGGGACAATGTAACCTTAACGGAAAGTTTGAGCAGAAAACTATTGAACTAACATTGGGAACTTATCAG gctgctgtgttattactgtttaaTACTTCTGATAGATGGAGTTACTCAGACATCAAGACTCAGTTAAACTTGGCCGACGATGACCTGGTCAGAGTGCTGGCGTCCGTGTCATGTGCCAAGTATAAAATCCTTAACAAGGAGCCGAGCAGTAAAAGTGTTTCATCAACTGATCAATTTGAGTTCAACTCACAGTTCACTGACAAAATGAGGAGAATTCGG ATCCCTTTGCCTCCTGTGGATGATAGGAAAAAGATGGTTGAGGAAGTCGGAAAGGACAGACGTTATGCAATCGATGCATGTCTTCTGCGTATAATGAAAGCCAAAAAAGTTCTAATTCATCAACAGCTAATTTTGGAGTGTGTTGAGCAGTTGAGCAAAATGTTCAAG CCTGATGTCAAAGCAATCAAAAAGCGGATTGAAGATCTTATTACGCGAGACTACTTGGAACGAGACCTGGAGAACACGAACACGTACAAGTACATTGCCTAA